Proteins encoded by one window of Pseudomonas coleopterorum:
- the egtB gene encoding ergothioneine biosynthesis protein EgtB produces MNSLSRQAVPVTPTHDLLQRFQQVRRHSEHLASPLSAEDMGAQSMPDASPAKWHLAHTSWFFETFLLAEQVPHYTPFDPDFCYLFNSYYEAVGPRQPRPQRGLMTRPGLDRVLAYRAHVDRHMEALLSGDLDTEAQSLIELGLSHEQQHQELLLMDILHLFSVSALKPAYDPAWPADTSGRRGRFIGQAGGLVEIGHDGHGFAFDNEGPRHKVFAQAFEIADRLVTNGEWLEFIEAGGYTQAGLWLADGWATVQAEGWYAPFYWQQDRAGAWHEMSLRGLQPLQLDGPVVHISYYEAAAFAQWAGARLPTEAEWEIAAGSGHLQQLDDVAWQWTQSAYSAYPGFQPAVSAVGEYNGKFMINQMVLRGGASITPVGHTRPTYRNFFGPGCRWMFSGVRLARDVSPYSTRNDGSDEFARDVITGLSAAQKSISPKYFYDAEGSQLFEAICTLPEYYPTRAETALLTEIAPQLAEWVADDAALVEFGAGACDKVRLLLDAVPQIGLYVPIDICSNALESASARLRQRYPALRIAPLVDDFTRALHLPAETQGHPRVGFFPGSTLGNFTRPQAVRFLRSARELLGPDARFIIGVDMVKDAATLEAAYDDAAGVTARFNKNLLTRMNRELDGDFDEAAFDHLALWNPEYERIEMHLVSQKAQQVRVAGRTFAFKPGERLHTENSHKFTVQSFTELAAAAGWDVSHQWIGEAPQVALFCLR; encoded by the coding sequence ATGAACAGTCTTTCCCGGCAGGCCGTGCCTGTTACCCCTACGCACGACCTGCTGCAGCGCTTCCAGCAGGTACGCCGCCACAGCGAACACCTGGCCAGTCCGCTCAGCGCCGAAGACATGGGCGCGCAGTCGATGCCCGACGCGAGCCCGGCCAAATGGCACCTGGCCCACACCAGCTGGTTCTTCGAAACCTTCCTGCTCGCTGAACAAGTGCCGCACTACACCCCGTTCGACCCGGATTTCTGCTACCTCTTCAATTCCTACTACGAAGCAGTCGGCCCGCGCCAGCCGCGTCCTCAGCGCGGTTTGATGACGCGTCCGGGACTGGACCGCGTGCTGGCCTATCGCGCGCATGTCGATCGGCACATGGAAGCCCTGCTCAGCGGCGATCTGGACACTGAAGCCCAATCGCTCATCGAATTGGGTCTGTCCCACGAGCAACAGCATCAGGAGCTGTTGCTGATGGATATCCTGCACCTGTTCAGCGTCTCGGCGCTCAAGCCGGCGTACGACCCGGCCTGGCCAGCCGACACGTCCGGTCGCCGGGGCCGCTTCATTGGCCAGGCCGGCGGTCTGGTCGAGATCGGCCATGACGGTCACGGCTTCGCCTTCGACAACGAGGGCCCGCGACACAAAGTGTTCGCCCAGGCCTTCGAAATCGCCGACCGTCTGGTCACCAACGGTGAATGGCTGGAATTCATCGAAGCCGGCGGCTACACCCAGGCCGGCCTGTGGCTGGCCGACGGTTGGGCCACGGTTCAGGCCGAAGGCTGGTATGCCCCGTTCTACTGGCAGCAGGACCGCGCCGGTGCCTGGCACGAGATGAGCCTGCGCGGGCTGCAACCGCTGCAACTCGACGGACCCGTGGTGCACATCAGCTACTACGAAGCGGCTGCCTTCGCGCAATGGGCCGGCGCACGCCTGCCCACCGAAGCGGAATGGGAAATCGCCGCTGGCAGTGGACACCTGCAGCAACTCGACGATGTAGCCTGGCAGTGGACGCAGAGCGCCTACAGTGCCTACCCCGGCTTCCAGCCTGCGGTCAGCGCGGTCGGTGAATACAACGGCAAGTTCATGATCAACCAGATGGTGTTGCGTGGCGGCGCCAGTATCACCCCGGTCGGACACACCCGCCCCACCTACCGCAACTTCTTCGGCCCCGGCTGCCGCTGGATGTTCTCCGGCGTGCGTCTGGCGCGCGACGTGTCGCCCTACAGCACCCGCAACGACGGCAGCGATGAGTTCGCCCGCGATGTGATCACCGGACTGTCGGCAGCGCAGAAATCCATCTCGCCGAAGTACTTCTACGATGCCGAGGGCTCGCAGCTGTTCGAAGCCATCTGCACCCTGCCCGAGTACTACCCGACCCGCGCCGAAACGGCGCTGCTGACCGAGATCGCGCCGCAGTTGGCCGAGTGGGTCGCCGACGATGCGGCGCTGGTGGAGTTCGGTGCCGGCGCCTGCGACAAGGTGCGTCTGTTGCTGGATGCGGTGCCGCAGATTGGGCTGTACGTGCCCATCGACATCTGCAGCAATGCGCTGGAAAGCGCGAGCGCCCGGCTGCGCCAACGCTACCCTGCCCTGCGCATCGCACCGCTGGTGGACGATTTTACCCGTGCCCTGCACCTGCCGGCCGAGACTCAGGGTCATCCGCGCGTGGGCTTCTTTCCGGGCTCGACGCTGGGCAATTTCACCCGTCCGCAGGCCGTACGCTTCCTGCGTTCGGCGCGCGAGCTGCTTGGGCCCGATGCGCGCTTCATCATCGGCGTGGACATGGTCAAGGATGCGGCCACCCTGGAAGCCGCCTATGACGACGCGGCCGGAGTTACCGCACGCTTCAACAAGAACCTGCTGACGCGCATGAACCGCGAACTCGACGGCGATTTCGACGAGGCGGCATTCGACCACCTGGCGCTGTGGAACCCCGAGTACGAGCGGATCGAAATGCACCTGGTCAGCCAGAAAGCCCAACAGGTCCGGGTGGCCGGTCGCACCTTCGCGTTCAAACCCGGAGAACGGCTGCACACCGAGAACTCGCACAAGTTCACCGTGCAGTCCTTCACCGAACTGGCGGCTGCGGCCGGCTGGGACGTCAGCCATCAATGGATAGGCGAAGCCCCGCAGGTCGCGCTGTTCTGCCTGCGCTGA
- the ligD gene encoding DNA ligase D produces MTKALEEYNRKRDFDATPEPSGAGRSGKRGKAARALQFCIQKHDASHLHYDFRLELDGTLKSWAVPKGPSLDPKARRLAVHVEDHPLDYASFEGNIPDGHYGAGDVIVWDRGTWIPEGDPHQAYENGKLKFVLQGEKLGGTWNLVKTHMPGKREQWFLIKSKDAAARPLAEYDVLVAEPDSVISERTLVSRKRTTKAAAKPVTKPAAKATSKSSKSKTIQLEGAKAAALPASLKPELATLVDSAPEGDWRYEIKFDGYRIVARIDGDQVNLFTRNGHDWTAKLPRQAQALAALGLQSAWLDGEVVVANERGVPDFQALQNAFENERSGDIVFYLFDLPYLNGMDLRAVPLEQRRSALAKVLETNTDDALKCSDDLAGSADSLLESACQMDMEGLIGKRVGSPYVSRRSSDWIKLKCKRRQEFVIVGYTEPKGSRSAFGALLLGLHDADSGELRFAGKVGTGFSETTLRTLLAQLQGLETARPALVNPPTGAQARGVHWLEPTLLAEVAYAEMTRDGAVRHAVFHGLRTDKPAKEITPEMPAAKSGTSAKSASKSERKPRKAASKADDADLVGQVRITHPERVIDATSGTTKMQLAEYYGRIAPWLLPHLKQRPVALVRAPDGVGGELFFQKHAGHLAIPHILTFDKDEAGQAAMVINDGQALLGAVQMGTVELHTWNATAKDFEHPDRFVLDLDPDPSLPWKSMVEATQLTQTLLDELGLASFLKTSGGKGMHVVVPITRKLGWDEVKAFSRAVVEHMAKLMPERFTAVSGPKNRVGRIFIDYLRNGLGATTACAYAARARDGLPVSVPVTREEVAQIKGGDQWDIDSVLERLAELENDPWADFFSTRQSITVAMRKKLGLK; encoded by the coding sequence ATGACTAAGGCTCTGGAGGAGTACAACCGCAAGCGTGACTTCGACGCCACCCCGGAGCCTTCCGGCGCCGGGCGCAGTGGCAAACGCGGCAAGGCGGCGCGGGCATTGCAGTTCTGCATTCAGAAACACGATGCCAGCCACCTGCACTACGACTTTCGCCTGGAACTGGACGGCACGCTCAAGAGCTGGGCAGTGCCCAAGGGACCGTCACTGGACCCCAAGGCTCGGCGCCTGGCGGTGCATGTCGAAGACCATCCGCTGGACTACGCCAGCTTCGAGGGCAACATTCCCGACGGGCACTACGGTGCCGGTGACGTGATCGTCTGGGACCGCGGGACCTGGATTCCCGAAGGCGATCCTCACCAGGCCTATGAGAACGGCAAGCTCAAGTTCGTCCTGCAGGGCGAGAAGCTGGGCGGCACCTGGAATCTGGTCAAGACCCACATGCCTGGCAAACGCGAGCAGTGGTTTCTGATCAAATCCAAGGACGCTGCGGCACGCCCATTGGCCGAGTACGACGTGCTCGTCGCCGAACCCGACAGCGTCATCAGCGAACGCACCCTGGTGTCGCGCAAGCGCACCACCAAAGCAGCCGCGAAACCGGTGACCAAACCTGCAGCCAAAGCCACGTCCAAAAGCTCCAAAAGCAAAACTATCCAGCTGGAAGGCGCCAAGGCGGCCGCCTTGCCCGCCAGCCTCAAACCCGAATTGGCCACACTGGTGGACTCTGCACCCGAAGGCGACTGGCGCTACGAGATCAAGTTCGACGGCTACCGCATCGTCGCTCGCATCGACGGCGATCAGGTCAACCTCTTCACCCGCAACGGCCACGACTGGACAGCGAAGCTGCCGCGCCAGGCCCAGGCGCTCGCTGCCCTGGGCTTACAGTCGGCATGGCTGGATGGCGAAGTGGTGGTCGCCAACGAGCGCGGGGTGCCGGACTTCCAGGCCTTGCAGAACGCATTCGAGAACGAGCGCAGCGGTGACATCGTTTTCTACCTGTTCGACCTGCCCTACCTCAACGGTATGGACCTGCGCGCCGTGCCTCTGGAGCAGCGTCGCAGTGCCTTGGCCAAGGTGCTGGAAACCAACACGGACGACGCGCTGAAGTGCTCCGACGACCTTGCCGGATCAGCTGACTCGTTGCTCGAAAGCGCTTGCCAGATGGATATGGAAGGCCTGATCGGCAAGCGTGTCGGCAGCCCTTATGTGTCGCGGCGCAGCAGCGACTGGATCAAGCTCAAATGCAAGCGCCGCCAGGAGTTCGTCATCGTCGGCTACACCGAGCCCAAGGGCAGCCGCAGCGCGTTCGGCGCCCTGTTGCTGGGCTTGCACGATGCCGACAGCGGCGAGTTGCGATTCGCCGGCAAGGTCGGCACCGGCTTCAGCGAAACCACGTTGCGCACCCTGCTCGCGCAGTTGCAGGGGTTGGAGACCGCCCGCCCGGCGCTCGTCAATCCTCCTACGGGCGCTCAAGCCCGTGGCGTACATTGGCTCGAGCCCACGCTGTTGGCGGAAGTGGCCTATGCCGAAATGACCCGCGACGGCGCCGTCCGCCACGCCGTTTTCCATGGCTTGCGCACTGACAAGCCCGCCAAGGAGATCACCCCCGAAATGCCAGCGGCCAAATCCGGTACGTCCGCCAAATCGGCAAGCAAGTCAGAACGGAAGCCGCGCAAGGCAGCCAGCAAGGCCGACGACGCCGACCTGGTCGGGCAGGTGCGCATCACGCACCCCGAGCGGGTCATCGATGCCACCAGCGGCACCACCAAGATGCAGCTGGCCGAATACTACGGGCGCATCGCTCCCTGGTTGCTGCCACACCTCAAGCAACGCCCCGTGGCGTTGGTGCGGGCACCCGACGGCGTGGGTGGCGAGCTGTTCTTCCAGAAGCACGCCGGCCACCTGGCGATCCCGCACATTCTCACCTTCGACAAGGACGAGGCGGGTCAGGCCGCGATGGTCATCAACGATGGTCAGGCACTGCTGGGCGCGGTGCAGATGGGCACCGTGGAACTGCACACCTGGAACGCGACCGCGAAGGATTTCGAACATCCCGACCGCTTCGTACTCGACCTGGACCCGGACCCTAGCTTGCCTTGGAAAAGCATGGTCGAAGCCACTCAACTGACTCAGACCCTGCTCGACGAACTGGGCCTTGCATCGTTCCTCAAGACCAGTGGTGGCAAGGGCATGCATGTGGTGGTACCGATCACGCGCAAGCTGGGCTGGGATGAGGTCAAGGCATTCAGCCGCGCCGTGGTGGAACACATGGCCAAACTGATGCCGGAACGCTTCACGGCCGTCTCGGGGCCGAAAAACCGGGTCGGCCGGATTTTCATCGATTACCTGCGCAACGGTCTGGGCGCAACCACGGCCTGCGCCTACGCGGCGCGAGCGCGGGATGGGTTGCCGGTCTCGGTGCCGGTCACCCGGGAGGAAGTGGCGCAGATCAAGGGCGGCGACCAGTGGGACATCGACAGCGTACTCGAACGCCTGGCGGAGCTTGAAAACGATCCCTGGGCCGATTTCTTCAGCACCCGCCAAAGCATCACCGTCGCTATGCGCAAGAAGCTCGGGCTCAAATGA
- the uraH gene encoding hydroxyisourate hydrolase, giving the protein MGRLTTHVLDAAHGCPGNGIRVRLYRVDGEQLELLVTAVTNSDGRCDVPLLEGEHYRSGVYQLHFGAGDYYRSRGTVTTAPAFLDEIVLRFGIDATQEHYHVPLLLSPYSYSTYRGS; this is encoded by the coding sequence ATGGGACGCTTGACCACACACGTTTTGGACGCCGCACATGGGTGTCCCGGTAACGGCATTCGAGTGCGTCTGTACCGCGTCGACGGCGAACAGCTGGAACTGCTGGTAACGGCCGTGACCAATTCCGACGGGCGTTGCGATGTGCCGCTGCTGGAGGGTGAGCACTACCGTTCGGGTGTGTATCAGCTGCACTTCGGTGCAGGTGACTACTATCGCAGCCGCGGTACCGTCACCACGGCGCCGGCGTTTCTCGACGAGATCGTCCTGCGGTTCGGCATCGATGCAACTCAGGAGCACTACCATGTGCCCCTGTTGCTGTCACCGTACAGCTACTCCACCTACCGCGGCAGTTGA
- the puuE gene encoding allantoinase PuuE — translation MSLDYPRDLIGYGDQPPHPHWPGNARIAVSFVLNYEEGGERNVLHGDSESEAFLSEMVAAQPLQGQRNMSMESLYEYGSRAGVWRILRLFRQAGIPLTVFAVAMAAQRHPEAIRAMVADGHEICSHGYRWIDYQNVDEAVEREHLLDAIRILTDIIGQRPLGWYTGRTGPNTRRLVMEEGGFLYDSDAYDDDLPYWQPGADRPHLVIPYTLDTNDMRFTQVQGFNKGDDFFDYLKDAFDVLYAEGAEAPKMLSIGLHCRLIGRPGRLASLKRFIDYVQGHEQVWLARRVDIARHWQQVHPFPGSPRP, via the coding sequence GTGAGCCTCGACTACCCCCGCGACCTGATCGGCTACGGTGACCAACCGCCCCATCCGCACTGGCCGGGCAATGCCCGTATCGCCGTGTCGTTCGTCCTCAACTATGAAGAAGGCGGCGAGCGCAACGTGCTGCACGGCGACAGCGAGTCCGAGGCTTTCCTGTCGGAGATGGTTGCGGCGCAGCCGTTGCAGGGCCAGCGCAACATGAGCATGGAATCGCTGTACGAGTACGGCAGCCGTGCTGGCGTGTGGCGCATTCTCAGGCTGTTTCGCCAAGCCGGGATCCCCTTGACGGTCTTCGCGGTGGCCATGGCCGCGCAGCGACACCCCGAGGCGATCCGCGCCATGGTCGCCGACGGCCACGAAATCTGCAGCCATGGCTACCGCTGGATCGACTATCAGAACGTCGATGAAGCGGTGGAACGCGAGCACCTGCTCGACGCCATCCGCATCCTCACCGACATCATCGGCCAGCGGCCGCTGGGCTGGTACACCGGACGCACCGGGCCCAATACCCGTCGCCTGGTGATGGAGGAAGGCGGCTTCCTCTACGACAGCGACGCCTACGACGATGACCTGCCCTACTGGCAACCCGGCGCGGATCGCCCCCACCTGGTGATCCCTTACACCCTGGACACCAACGACATGCGCTTCACCCAGGTGCAGGGCTTCAACAAGGGCGACGATTTCTTCGACTACCTCAAGGACGCGTTCGACGTGCTGTACGCCGAAGGCGCGGAGGCGCCCAAGATGCTTTCCATCGGCCTGCATTGCCGACTCATCGGCCGACCCGGACGTCTGGCGTCGCTCAAGCGTTTCATCGACTACGTCCAGGGCCACGAGCAGGTCTGGTTAGCGCGCCGGGTCGATATCGCCAGGCACTGGCAGCAGGTTCATCCTTTCCCAGGCAGCCCGCGCCCATGA
- the uraD gene encoding 2-oxo-4-hydroxy-4-carboxy-5-ureidoimidazoline decarboxylase, translating to MSHFRTLQPSQLNRAEFVAALGDIYEHSPWVAEQAFERLSPQQRDDIEAVHACMSQVVADADRTTLLALINAHPDLAGKAAVQGELTAASTQEQAGAGISQCTPDEFQRFTRLNDAYRARFGFPFIMAVKGSDRRQILAAFETRIDHSPEDEFACALREIDKIALFRLQAL from the coding sequence ATGAGCCACTTTCGTACCCTGCAGCCTTCCCAACTCAACCGCGCCGAGTTCGTCGCAGCACTGGGCGACATCTACGAGCACTCGCCGTGGGTGGCCGAACAGGCATTCGAGCGACTGTCGCCGCAACAGCGCGATGACATCGAGGCGGTGCATGCCTGCATGAGCCAGGTGGTGGCCGACGCCGACCGCACCACCCTGCTGGCATTGATCAATGCCCACCCCGACCTGGCCGGCAAGGCCGCAGTGCAGGGTGAGCTCACCGCAGCGAGCACTCAGGAGCAGGCCGGCGCCGGCATCAGTCAGTGCACGCCCGACGAGTTCCAGCGCTTTACCCGGCTCAACGATGCGTATCGGGCGCGCTTTGGATTCCCTTTCATCATGGCGGTCAAGGGCAGCGATCGAAGGCAGATACTGGCGGCGTTCGAAACGCGGATCGATCATTCCCCCGAAGACGAATTCGCCTGCGCCCTGCGCGAGATCGACAAGATTGCCCTGTTTCGCCTGCAAGCCCTGTAA
- the alc gene encoding allantoicase — protein MKAYAAPFQKYVNLADARLGTRAISVTDDWFADVNRLFQPTPAVWKEGVFDDNGKWMDGWESRRKRFEGYDSAVIRLGAPGSIKGVDIDTSFFTGNFPPSASLEACFISEGEPDDQTPWVEILSAVELQGNSHHYHSIDNDSAFSHLRFNIYPDGGVARLRVYGVPFRSWSSTSDEEQIDLASALNGGRALACSDEHYGSMSNLLNPGRGINMGDGWETARRRTPGNDWVIVALGHPGVVQQVIVDTLHFKGNYPDSCSIQGAFVKGGTDSQIETQSLFWRELLPSQKLQMHQEHSFAEQIKALGPITHIRLNVFPDGGVSRLRVLGTLAR, from the coding sequence ATGAAAGCCTACGCCGCACCGTTCCAGAAGTACGTCAACCTGGCCGATGCCCGCCTCGGTACCCGGGCCATTTCAGTGACCGACGATTGGTTCGCCGACGTCAACCGGCTGTTCCAGCCCACCCCGGCGGTGTGGAAGGAAGGCGTCTTCGACGACAACGGCAAGTGGATGGACGGCTGGGAATCGCGGCGCAAGCGCTTCGAAGGCTATGACAGCGCAGTGATCCGCCTTGGCGCGCCAGGCTCGATCAAGGGCGTGGACATCGACACCTCGTTCTTCACCGGCAACTTCCCTCCTTCGGCGTCACTGGAAGCCTGCTTCATCAGCGAAGGCGAACCTGACGACCAGACCCCGTGGGTCGAAATCCTCAGCGCGGTCGAGCTGCAGGGCAATAGCCATCACTACCACAGCATCGACAACGACAGCGCGTTCAGCCATCTGCGCTTCAATATCTACCCGGACGGCGGTGTGGCCCGCCTGCGCGTGTATGGCGTGCCGTTCCGCAGCTGGTCGAGCACCAGCGACGAGGAGCAGATCGACCTCGCCAGCGCCCTCAACGGCGGACGCGCACTGGCCTGCTCGGACGAACACTACGGCAGCATGAGCAACCTGCTCAACCCCGGCCGTGGCATCAATATGGGCGACGGCTGGGAAACCGCTCGGCGACGCACGCCTGGCAACGACTGGGTCATCGTGGCCCTCGGGCATCCTGGCGTGGTGCAGCAGGTGATCGTCGACACCCTGCATTTCAAGGGTAACTACCCAGACAGCTGTTCGATCCAGGGTGCGTTCGTCAAGGGCGGGACCGACAGCCAGATCGAGACCCAAAGCCTGTTCTGGCGTGAACTGCTGCCCAGCCAGAAGCTGCAGATGCACCAGGAGCACAGCTTTGCGGAGCAGATCAAGGCACTGGGGCCGATCACCCACATCCGGCTCAACGTCTTCCCCGACGGCGGTGTGAGCCGACTGCGAGTGCTGGGCACTCTGGCCCGATAG
- a CDS encoding ureidoglycolate lyase has product MRTLPIEPLTKAAFAPFGDVIETEGSAHFLINNGSTQRFDRLADVQLATEQDQAVISIFRARTLPMPLTVRMLERHPLGSQAFIPLLGNAFLIVVAPAGAVPRSEDVRAFISDGRQGINYHKGVWHHPVLALHDQDDFLIVDRKGPGNNCDEFFFEACDLLSLDPSL; this is encoded by the coding sequence ATGCGTACATTACCGATCGAACCCTTGACCAAGGCCGCGTTTGCGCCGTTTGGCGACGTGATCGAAACCGAGGGCAGCGCACACTTCCTGATCAACAACGGTTCGACCCAACGCTTCGATCGCCTGGCGGACGTGCAGTTGGCCACCGAGCAGGATCAGGCCGTGATCAGCATTTTCCGCGCCCGCACCTTGCCGATGCCGCTCACCGTACGCATGCTCGAACGTCATCCACTGGGCAGTCAGGCGTTCATTCCGTTGTTGGGCAACGCCTTTCTGATCGTGGTCGCACCGGCCGGCGCCGTCCCGCGTAGCGAAGACGTGCGCGCGTTCATCAGCGATGGTCGTCAGGGCATCAATTACCATAAGGGTGTCTGGCATCATCCGGTGTTGGCACTGCACGATCAGGATGACTTCCTGATCGTGGATCGAAAAGGCCCGGGCAACAATTGCGACGAGTTCTTCTTCGAGGCGTGCGACTTATTGTCGCTCGACCCGTCGTTGTAA
- a CDS encoding outer membrane protein OmpK, whose product MKTTLPSLFLAAGLAHAGTAMAAGDWLQWQSTSLTYLVGKDYTVNPSHQQTVTYEHADAWKYGDNFLFVDKIFYNGEADGTNGNDTYYGEFSPRLSMSKIFDRTFRFGPIKDVLLAMTYEFGEGDNESYLIGPAVDLALPGFDYFQLNFYNRQTEGSRAGDNVWQITPVWSYTLPVGRSDILIDGFADWVVGNDSNKHGEYHANLHFNPQVKYDLGKALGQGAQQVYVGFEYDYWDNKYGIKDSRYFDTNQNTASLLVKVFF is encoded by the coding sequence ATGAAAACCACACTACCGAGCCTGTTTCTGGCTGCCGGCCTGGCCCATGCCGGCACCGCGATGGCCGCTGGCGACTGGCTCCAGTGGCAGAGCACCAGCCTGACCTACCTGGTGGGCAAGGACTACACCGTCAACCCCAGCCACCAGCAGACCGTGACCTACGAACATGCCGATGCCTGGAAGTACGGCGACAACTTTCTGTTCGTCGACAAGATTTTCTACAATGGCGAAGCCGATGGTACCAACGGCAACGACACCTATTACGGTGAGTTCAGCCCGCGCCTGTCGATGAGCAAGATCTTCGATCGCACGTTCCGCTTCGGTCCGATCAAGGATGTGCTGTTGGCCATGACTTACGAGTTTGGCGAAGGGGATAACGAGTCTTATCTGATCGGTCCGGCCGTCGACCTGGCTCTGCCGGGGTTCGATTATTTCCAGTTGAATTTCTATAACCGTCAAACCGAAGGCAGCCGCGCCGGGGACAATGTCTGGCAGATCACACCGGTGTGGTCCTATACCCTGCCGGTCGGTCGTTCGGACATTCTCATCGACGGCTTTGCCGACTGGGTGGTGGGCAACGATTCGAACAAGCATGGCGAGTACCACGCCAATCTGCATTTCAACCCGCAGGTCAAATACGACTTGGGCAAAGCCTTGGGTCAAGGCGCGCAGCAAGTGTATGTAGGTTTTGAATACGATTATTGGGACAACAAGTATGGGATCAAGGACAGTCGTTATTTCGATACCAATCAGAATACGGCGAGTTTGTTGGTAAAAGTGTTCTTCTGA
- a CDS encoding PLP-dependent aminotransferase family protein has product MALDYRFTPAFENPTGSAIRELFKYLSVPGMISFAGGYPASAFFDESGLREAAEQAMREAPLDCLQYAATEGLPALLEQLVSLMARRGVAVEADELIVTTGSQQGFDLLLKVLLAPGSSVLVECPTYPAALQALRLAGAQVLSVTTDADGLDTDALAQQLAGRARGDVAMLYCVPTFANPTGACLPLARRLALLKLAVAHDFLVVEDDPYGALRFAGEEVPSLLALSRQVEGAEGRVIHLSSLSKVLAPGLRVGWMVAPAAVRQRCLVAKQTVDLCTSPWAQRIAANYLAAGALERALPGLAQGYREKCERMLAGLQPLAEYLQVSAPAGGMFVWGRCLHGLDAKALLPRAIEQKVLFVPGSAFYGQDPDPSSIRLSFAAPGLADIDEGLHRLRQAFEQ; this is encoded by the coding sequence ATGGCCCTGGATTACCGATTTACGCCTGCCTTCGAAAACCCCACCGGCTCGGCCATACGCGAGCTGTTCAAGTACCTGTCGGTGCCGGGCATGATTTCCTTTGCCGGTGGCTATCCGGCGTCGGCGTTTTTCGACGAGTCCGGCCTGCGCGAAGCCGCGGAGCAGGCCATGCGCGAAGCCCCCCTGGACTGTTTGCAATACGCCGCCACCGAAGGCTTGCCGGCGCTGCTCGAACAGTTAGTGAGTCTGATGGCGCGGCGTGGCGTGGCGGTTGAGGCGGATGAGTTGATAGTGACGACCGGTTCGCAACAAGGCTTCGACCTGTTACTCAAGGTGTTGCTGGCCCCCGGCTCGTCGGTACTGGTGGAATGCCCGACGTATCCGGCAGCGTTGCAGGCGTTGCGCCTGGCCGGGGCGCAGGTGCTCAGCGTGACGACCGATGCCGACGGCCTGGACACCGATGCCTTGGCGCAGCAGCTGGCAGGGCGTGCGCGCGGCGATGTCGCGATGCTTTATTGCGTGCCCACCTTCGCCAACCCCACCGGCGCCTGTCTGCCCCTGGCGCGGCGTCTGGCGCTGCTGAAGCTGGCAGTCGCGCACGATTTTCTGGTGGTCGAAGACGATCCTTACGGTGCGCTGCGCTTTGCCGGCGAGGAAGTGCCTTCGCTGTTGGCGTTAAGTCGGCAGGTGGAGGGCGCCGAGGGGCGGGTGATCCATCTGTCCAGCCTGTCCAAGGTGCTCGCGCCAGGGCTGCGCGTGGGCTGGATGGTGGCGCCTGCTGCGGTCCGCCAGCGCTGCCTGGTGGCCAAGCAGACCGTGGACCTGTGCACGTCGCCCTGGGCGCAGCGCATCGCCGCCAATTACCTCGCGGCAGGGGCGCTGGAACGGGCGCTGCCGGGTCTGGCGCAGGGCTATCGGGAGAAGTGCGAGCGCATGCTGGCTGGGTTGCAGCCGTTGGCGGAGTATCTGCAGGTGAGTGCGCCGGCAGGCGGTATGTTCGTCTGGGGCCGTTGCCTGCATGGCCTCGACGCCAAGGCATTACTGCCGCGGGCAATCGAGCAGAAGGTGCTCTTCGTGCCCGGCAGCGCCTTCTACGGCCAGGACCCGGACCCCAGCAGCATCCGTCTGTCGTTCGCCGCACCTGGGTTGGCCGACATCGACGAAGGCCTGCACCGATTGCGTCAAGCGTTCGAGCAGTAG
- a CDS encoding paraquat-inducible protein A, with protein sequence MNTSSRSIICEHCDSLFESVALTHGQKAECTRCGAVLERGQRLSIQALFALALTAAMLFILANAFPVISISMEGLSNQATLLASVEALAQGRITPMAAVTGLTIILAPLLQICLLCWLLGFATAGRAAPGFRTCMRALEHLRPWSMLEVCLLGILVAIIKLAGMLDVHPGFGLWALGMVTVLLILISGKGIRRLWDDLEGQLR encoded by the coding sequence ATGAACACCTCTTCCCGCTCGATCATCTGTGAACACTGCGATTCGCTGTTCGAATCGGTGGCCCTGACGCATGGTCAGAAAGCCGAGTGCACGCGTTGTGGCGCGGTGCTCGAACGTGGCCAGCGCCTGAGCATCCAGGCGCTGTTCGCCCTGGCGCTGACCGCAGCCATGCTGTTCATTCTGGCCAACGCCTTTCCGGTGATCAGCATCAGCATGGAAGGGCTGAGCAACCAGGCCACCCTGCTCGCCTCGGTGGAAGCCCTGGCCCAGGGCCGCATCACGCCGATGGCCGCGGTGACCGGGTTGACCATCATTCTCGCCCCCCTGTTGCAGATCTGCCTGCTGTGCTGGCTGCTCGGCTTCGCCACCGCCGGACGCGCCGCGCCCGGCTTTCGTACCTGCATGCGCGCGCTGGAGCACCTGCGCCCCTGGAGCATGCTGGAAGTCTGCCTGTTGGGCATTCTGGTCGCCATCATCAAACTGGCGGGCATGCTCGACGTCCACCCCGGCTTCGGCCTGTGGGCACTGGGTATGGTCACGGTGCTGTTGATCCTGATTTCCGGCAAGGGCATCCGCCGACTCTGGGACGACCTGGAAGGCCAGCTGCGATGA